A stretch of DNA from Roseovarius sp. M141:
CAAGCAAGACCACCAATATATGGCCGTCGGAATCATGTGCGGCGTGCTGGCCATTCCGATTGGTGTGCTGGTGTCCTGCCTCGCGCTTGGTGTCATGGATATCGCGATCCGTCCCGACATAAACACCACCGGCGAAGCCACTTACAACCTGGCGCTGAACACCATGCAGGTGCTGCGCAACATCTCGCCTCTGATCGTGTTCTGTCTGGTGCTCGCCACTTGCCTGAAGCTGTTCCCATCAATGATGATACGGGTGTTTCTGGGATTTGGCCGCGTGATGTATGCTTGTATCACGCTGATCCTCGTAAGCTCGATCGTCGAATATTTTACGGGTTTCTTCACGGTCATCTTTGGTCACTGGGGGTTTGCGCCCATCATCGCCGATACCGAAGATCAGTTTCGCGCGCTGGAAGTCGCGGGCTATATCGGCATCATGCTGGCCGGTGCCTTTCCGATGGTGTATCTGATGAACCGCTTCCTGCGACGCCCGATGCAATGGGTCGGTGCCCGGCTTGGTCTGTCGTCCGCTGGTACAGCGGGGCTCCTCGCGGCTTCGGCAAATGTGCTGGCGATGTTCCGTCTGATCGAGGACATGCCTGCGCGCGACAAAGTGCTTGTGATCTCGTTCGCGGTCTGCGGCGCCTTCGCGTTCGGTGACCATCTGGCGTTCGCTGCAAATTTCCAGCCGACGATTATCCTTCCGCTGTTGTTGGGGAAGCTGATTGGCGGTGCTGCGGGATTCGCGATCGCGGCATGGGTTCAAAAACCAGACCGTATTGAGACCAGCCCAGTGACGCATTGAAACCTTCGTCCGTCAAAAAAAGGAGTTGATCGCCGTTACGATCACCTCCTTTTTGTTTACCTGGCCTTGTCCATTGGTTTGGATACGGTCTGACAATAGGTGTGCGGCTGTTTGATTTGGAGGTCCCGACCAGCGGCGCCCTTATCTCGGCGGCGCCCTGCGGGACGATGGACCCTTGGGTGCCGCATTGGACGTAGATCACCACCTTGGCTAATGCGCGCAATTGCGGCAGGATCAAAGACGCCGACCAGAGGATCGCACAGCGCCCCTGTCTGACGCGGTCGAGGATCGCGGCTTGGACGCCGACGGATCCAAAGTGATGTTTGCGGGTTTCTGTCTTGCCGATAAGGGCGAGTCCACGAACCCGGGCGCCGGACTGACGCGGCATGGAGTAAAAGGAGAATTGAGGATGACGAAGGACACCAAAAGGCCCACCACGACCGATGCGGGCATCCCCGTCGCCAGCGACGAACATTCGCTGACCGTTGGCGCGGACGGCCCTATCGTGCTGCACGATCACTACCTGATCGAGCAGATGGCCGCATTCAACCGCGAGCGTATCCCCGAGCGTCAGCCCCATGCCAAGGGCGCGGGCGCCTTTGGCCGTTTCGAGGTGACGCAGGACGTCAGCAAATACACCAGGGCGGCGCTGTTTCAGCCCGGCGTCACAACCGATGTGCTGGCCCGCTTCTCGACCGTTGCGGGCGAAAGCGGTAGCCCCGACACGTGGCGCGACCCGCGCGGCTTTTCGCTGAAATTCTATACCAGCGAAGGCAATTACGACATGGTCGGCAACAACACCCCGGTGTTTTTCCTGCGTGATCCGATGAAATTCCAGCACTTCATCCGTTCGCAGAAACGACGCGCGGATTCGGGCCTGCGCGATCATGACATGCAGTGGGATTTCTGGTCGCTCTCGCCGGAATCGGCGCATCAGGTCACGTGGCTCATGGGTGATCGCGGCATCCCCAAAACGTGGCGCAACATGGACGGGTTTTCCAGTCACACCTACATGTGGGTCAATGCGGATGGCGAAAAATTCTGGGTCAAATACCACTTCAAGACGGATCAGGGCATCGAATGCATGACCCAGGCCGAGGCCGACAAGATGGCTGGCGAAGATGGCGACTATCACCGCCGTGATCTGTTCAACGCGATCAAGGAGGGCGATCATCCCAGCTGGACACTGCATATGCAGGTCATGCCGTTCGAAGAGGCGCGCACCTATCGTTTCAACCCGTTTGACCTGACCAAGGTCTGGCCGCACGCGGATTATCCGCTGATCGAGGTCGGCAAGCTGACGTTGGATCGCAACCCGACCGATTTCCACACCGAGATCGAGCAGGCCGCGTTTGAGCCGAGCAATCTGGTGCGCGGCATCGGCCTGAGCCCGGACAAGATGCTGCTGGGGCGTGGGTTTGCCTATGCCGACGCGCATCGCGCGCGCCTTGGCGCCAACTACAAGCAGATCCCCGTCAACCGGCCGCAATCGCCCGTTCACAGCTATAGCAAGGACGGCGCGATGCGGGTCCAGAACGTGTCGGACCCGGTCTATGCGCCCAACTCCTACGGGGGGCCTGCCGCGGACCCGTCGCTTACCGATGACGCAGGGCAGTGGTACGCCGATGGCGATATGGTGCGCCAGGCCTATACGCTGCGCGAGGATGACGACGATTGGGGGCAGGCGGGCACATTGGTGCGCGATGTCATGGATGACGCCGCACGTGATCGACTGGTCGGTAACATCGTCGGCCACCTCAAGGGCGGCGTGTCGGAGCCGGTCCTGAAGCGTGCGCTCGAATACTGGCGTAATGTGGACAAGACGCTGGGCGAGAGGGTCGAGAAAGGCGTCAGGGGCGGCTGAACGCGCCTTTGATTGGTAAAAGCCCTACCGCCAATCACGGACCGCGCACCTGAGTGCGCGGAATTCCGCCTTCGCCGGGTCAAAGTAGGGTGCGCCGGAAACTTTGAGCGGCCTCAGCTGTTGGGTCATTACGCCTTAATGGAAAGGAGCATTAATCATGCTTATGCCGAATTTCAAAAACACGGCGATCGCCGCCGCTGCCTGCACGGCTCTCGCGCTTCCGGTCTTTGCGGAAACAGTGAACTACACCGCCGATCTGACAGCCGGGGCCGAGGTTCCGCCGAACGACAGTTCCGCAACAGGCACCGCCGACGTGACCGTTGATACCGAAGCGAAAACGGTATCGTGGACCGTGACGGTCGAAGGCCTGACAGGCGATCCGGTCGCGGCGCACATCCACGGACCGGCCGAAGAGGGTGAGAATGCGGGCCCCGTCATCAACATGTCCGATGCGATCATGGAGGGAAGCGGCGACATCACCGAGGACCAGATCAGCGAACTGGATGATGGCAAATACTATGTGAATATCCATACGGAGCAGAACCCGAATGGCGAAATTCGCGGTCAGTTGTCAAAGGCAGAGTGATCGCCACATACCGCCACGAGACATGCCCTCCCCCCGGAGGGCATGTTTTTTTTGGTGCCAAGGCGCGGTATTCTTTGGCTCAATTCAATTTTCCGCTTCAGCGCCCCTCATGCACAGGGATCTTACGAGATGGAAGTTTCTGCTGCGAAGCCGCGCGCCCCTAGGCGTGCGGTGTTCACAGTTGTTGGACCGCCTCGGTCGTAGTGTGGTGTGTTGAGGCATCGCTCAGCGTGATCTCGGCGCCACCCGCGTCGATCGCGTCGCGTAGGTCGGTGTCGGGGGTGGCATCGGTGACCAAATGGATATCCTCGGTCCACCCGGTGATATATTTCAGCGAGCGGCGGTCGAACTTTGACTGATCGGCCAGAATATAAGTGGTTTGCGCGCTTTCGATCATGGCGCGGTAGACTTCGGCGGGGCCGAGCATCGCCTCGCTTACCCCGCCGACATCAATCGCCGAGGCGCCCATGAATGCGATTGGCGCGTGATACCGGCGTATGGCGGTCAGGGTTTCGGGGCCGGTCACCAGCCCCTCCTTGCCGTCGAAGATGCCGGGCAGGCACATGATCTGGATTTGCGGATTTTCCGACAGTTCGGCCGCCACCCGAAACGCGGGAGTCAGAACGGTCAGCCGCCGTGTGGTGCTGCGCAATGCACGGGCAAAATGCAGAGTCGTCGCGCCGCCCCCGATAAAAATCGTTTCCGCGTCGCCGATCAATGTCATGGCCGCGCGCGCAATCGCTTGTCGCGGCTCTGTAAACTGGTTCAGACGTTCCGCCAGATGTGGCTCGGAGACGTGGCCGCGCACCGCGCCGCCGTAGGTTCGACTGATCCGTCCGGCGTTGTCCAGATGGGTCAGGTCGCGCCGTATGGTTTCCGACGATACGTTTAGGGTTGTGGCCAATTCGCTGACCCGCATGGCCGGATTCCGGTCCAGCGCTGCGAGGATCTGATCCTGCCGCCGTGTCTTTTTCGAAAATGCCATCTGCGCACCCCATCTGACGTATCACCTTTATAACCGGGCATTTGACCGTGTCACGGATCAATAATGACCGACTTACCACAAAATAAGTTGCCAGGGCCATATTAATGGATCAAGCTAAAGGCAACTGGAGGGAATCACGCGTGTTCAACTACGGATTTTTCAGCTTCGACTCCAAAGACGACTTGCTTAAAAAGGCCGCCGAATACTGGAATCCGGGCAAGGTGCAGTTCTGGAGCGATGCCGGAACGCCGATGGTGATCGACCGTCGCGAGGAGTATTTCCTGCATGACATGTCGGGCAAACGCCTGATCGACCTGCACCTGAACGGCGGTACCTACAATTTCGGCCACCGCAACGCTGAACTGGTGGCGACACTGAAATCCGGCCTCGATTACTTTGACATGGGCAACCACTGGTTCCCGTCTGTCGCGCGCGCCGCCTTCGCCGAAAAGCTGATCCAGACGGCGCCGCACATGCAATACGCCATCTTTGGCGCGGGCGGCGCCGAGGCAGTGGAAATCGCCCTCAAAACCGCGCGCTATGTCACCCAGCGCAAGAAAATCGTGTCGATCATCAAGGGCTATCACGGCCATTCGGGCCTGTCGGTCGCCACCGGGGACGAGCGGTTTTCCAAGATATTCCTCGCCGACCGGCCCGATGAATTCCTGAACGTGCCGTTCAACGATCCTGATGCGCTGGAGCAGGTGCTGAAAAAGGGCGATGTCGCCGCCTTCATCATCGAGACGATCCCGGCCACCTATGGCTTTCCCATGCCCGACGACGACTATCTGCGCGAATGTCACCGCATTTGCCGCAAATACGGCACGCTGCTGATCTCGGACGAGGTGCAGACCGGTCTGATGCGCACCGGCGTCATGTGGGGCTGGCAGGGCTACGGCATCCAGCCCGATATCATGGTGTGCGGCAAGGGTCTGGGCGGCGGGATTTATCCCATTTCCGCCTGCCTCGTGACCAAGGAATGCGGCGGCTGGCTGCACGAGGATGGCGCGGCGCATATCTCGACCTCCGGCGGGGCCGAGCTGGGCTGTATCGTCGGTCACAAGGTGATCGAGATGCTGGAGCGGCCCGAGATCATCTCGAACGTTCATTTCATATCTGAATTCTTTGCTTCTGCGATGCAGGAAATGATGGCGCGCCACAGCGATATCTTTGTCGGTGTGCGCCAGCGCGGCGTCGTTCTGGGGCTGGAGTTCGACCACCCCGAAGGCGCTGTCGCGGTGTCGCGCGCGCTGTATGAAAATGGCGTCTGGGCAATCTTCTCATCGCTGGACAAACGGGTGCTGCAGTTCAAGCCGGGCGTGATGCTGGGCGTCGATGTGTGCCAGGAAATCATGGACCGCTTTGACGCCGCCATGCCGCGCGCCAGACAACTGATGAAAACGATGAGGACAGCCGCATGAGCGCCGATCCCAACGCCGCGCGTCTGGTCGTCCCCGACCCGCATATCGCCACCGCTCACATGAAAGTCAGCCGCGCCCATTGGGCCGTGCGCCGATTCGGCAAGGCAGACCGCGAGACGGTGCTAAGCGTCGCCGAGGCGATGGCGCGTGCCGGGCATGCCAAGGCCGGACATTACGCAGACTGGGCCGTGCGCGAGACAGGCTACGGTGTGGTCGAGCACAAGAAGATCAAGAACGAGTTCAGCACCCTGCCGCTGCTGGATTATTACCGCGATCTGGATCTGGTCAGCCCGCGTGTTCTGCCTGATGCAAAGATGGTCGAACTGCCGAAACCTGCCGGGGTCGTGTTCGCCCTGACGCCCGCGACCAATCCGATTGCCACGCTTTACTACAAGGCGATGCTGGCGATCCTCAGCCGCAATGCCATTGTGTTCAGCCCGCATCCGGCGGCGCGCGAATGCAGCGTCGATGCCGCGAAAACGCTGGCCGAGGCCGCCGAGGCCGCAGGCGCGCCCGCGGGCCTGATCCAGTGCATCGAACATCCGTCGGTCTCGCTGGTGCAGGAGATTATGGCCTCGGACAAGATCGCAGTCATCATGGCGACAGGCGGCGGGCCGATGGTGCGCGCGGCCTATTCCTCGGGCAACCCCGCGATGGGGGTCGGGCCGGGCAATGCGGTGGCCTATGTAGATCCCTCGGCCAAGGTGGATGCGGCGGCAAAACGGCTGGTGGACAGCAAGAGTTTCGACAATTCCGTCCTATGTACCAATGAAAGCGTGGTTCTGACGCTTGAGTCCAATCGCGGTAACATGGAGCGCGCCCTGCGCAGTGCCGGAGCGCACCTGTGCAACGAGGCCGACACCGACAAACTGCGCGACTACCTGTTTACCGATCACGGCTTCAACGTTGCCGCCATCGGCAAATCCGCCGCCTGGATCGCCGATCAGGCGGGCATCCGCGTCAGCCCGTCGGCGCGTATCCTGGTGCCGGTCATCACCGCGCCGGGGCAGGATGATACGCTTTTCCGCGAAAAGCTGTGCCCGGTGCTGACGCTTGCCTCCGCCGTCGATTTCCAGCAAGCTATGACCATCGCGGCGCAGATCCTGAAACGCGGCGGCGGCCATTCGGCGGCCTTCCACGGCGAGGCGCCGGGCCGTCTGCTGCAATTTGCGAGCGCCTTGCCGGTCTACCGCGTGGTCGTCAACGCGCCCTGTAGCCAAGGCGCGGCGGGCTTTGCCACGCATCTGCCGCCGTCCTTCATGATCGGCACAGGCTTTGCCGGGCGTTCGTCGGTGGGCGAAAACGTGGGTCCGCAGCATTTGGTTCACTGGACGCGCATCGCCTATAACAGTGACGCATCGGTGCCGTTAGATCAGTTCGATCTGTCGGTGCTGGACAGCAAGATGCCGACCGCGCCCCGGCAGGCACATGTCGCGCCGCGCGCGCCTGCCGCCTTGCCGGAAACAGACCGTGACATGCTGCGACAGTTGATCCTCGAAGAGCTCAGAGGGCTGACCGGAGGCGATAAATGACCGATCTGCGCGCCTCTATCTTCATCGACCAGCTTCAGCCGCAAACGCTGGCCTACCTTTCCACATGGATGCGCGGTTCGCTGCCGCGCGCGCGGATGGCCGCCCAGATCGTCGAGATTGCGCCGGGCCTTGATGTCGAGGCGCTGACCGACGCCGTGCTGAAATCGGCAGATGTGCGCGCTGGCCTGCTGGTGGTCGAGCGTCAGTTCGGCACGCTTCAGTTTCATTCCCGCTCGACCGCCGAGGTGCAGGCGGGCGCGGATGCGGTGATGCGGCAACTGGGCCAGACCGCCGCGGATGTGGCGCCGCCGAAAATCCTTGCGTCGAAAATCGTCACCAATATCGAAAATCAGCATGCTTTCCTGATGAACCGCAACAAGATGGGCTCGATGGTTCTGGGCGGCGAGTCCGTCTACCTGCTGGAATGCCAATCGGCGGCCTATGCCGTTCTGGCCTGCAACGAGGCCGAAAAAGAGGCCGATATCAAGGTGATCGACATGCGCCCCATCGGCGCGAACGGGCGGCTTTATCTGGCGGGGACCGAGGCGGATGTGCGCAATGCGCGCAATGCTGCCGAGGGCGCGCTGCGCGCTGCGGGGGCTGACTGATGTCCGCATTGCGCGACGAGATACGCAGCATATTGCGCGAGGAGATCGCCGCATTACGCTCCCAAATCGCGCCGAGGCGCGCGCCCGAGCGTGTCCAGATAGGCGGCAGCGCCGATCTGGACCGCTTCGCCCGCGATCTGCTGATGCGCGCGCAAAACGACCCGGATTTCGCCGCCGCCGTCACCAGCGGCGCGCAACGCTTCGAGCTGTCGGGCGCGATGCCCGCACCCGCCAACACCTGCGCGCCGCGCATCGTCACCGGCCCGGCCAGCCCAACCCGCACCAAGGCGGCAGAACTGACCAAGACGCTCGTGACCGAGCGTGACATTGAGGCGCTGGACAAGGGCGCCAAGGTGCTGCGCGTGCCGAAACAATGCCGTCTCACGCCGCTTGCCAATGACGAGGCGCGGCGCCGGGGCATCAGGATCGAAAGGTTTGCAACATGATACGCGCAACCGTGACCGGTAAAATCTGGGCCTCGCGCCGGATCGAAACCATGCCGACCGGCGGATATCTGGAGGTCGAAACCGAAAGCGGCGCGCGCCTGATCGCGTTCGACCCGCTGGGCTGCGCCCCAGGCGAGGGGGTCCTGATCACCCAAGGGTCCGTTGCCGCCGCGTATTTCACAGACCGCACAGTGCCGATCGATGCGCTGATCATCGGCTCGATTGATGAAGAAACACCTAACAAATCCGGCAAAACCCGGAAAAGCTGAAGGAGAGACAAAATGGCAAATCTCGCACTCGGGATGATCGAAACCAAGGGTTATGTGCCCGCGCTGGCGGCGGCGGACGCGATGGTCAAGGCGGCGAATGTCGAAATCGTCGCCCGCAACGAGGTCGGCGGCGGTCTGGTGTCGGTCGTCGTGCGCGGCGACGTCGGCGCGGTCAAGGCCGCAACCGAAGCAGGCGCCGAGGCGGCGTCGCAGGTGGGCGACGTGACCGCCGTACATGTCATTCCGCGCCCCCATGCCGATCTGGGCAAGCATTTCGACGCGGCCAAATAATCCTAACGCCGGAGCATCTTGATGACTGAATTGCGCGTCTACCTGCCGATCGAGGATCTGCAACCGCAGTTCGCGGCCTATCTTTCGTCGCCCACGCGGGCGCGGGGATATCCGCCCTTTACCGGGCAGAATTCGCTGATCATCGAGGTGGCTCCGGCGCTGGCGATCCACCGCATCACCGATCTGGCGCTGAAGGAATCGCCGGATATGGAGCCGGGGATTCTGTTCACCGAACGCCAGTTCGGCCTGCTGGAACTGCACGCCGACGACATGGCCGATGTCGAGGTGGCGGGCCGCGCCATTCTTAAAGGGATCGGCGCCAAGCCCGAGGATCAGCTGGCGCCCACGATCCTCTATCATGACATCATCGAGGATCTGTCGGATCAGCATGCGATCATCCTCAACCGGTCGCGCGACGGGTCGATCCTGGTGCCGGGCGTGGCGCTGCTGATCTACGAAATGGCGCCGGCGCTGTTTGCCTGCGTCGCGGCGAACGAGGCCGAAAAGGCCGCTCCGAATGCCATCCTCAACGACGTTCAGATGATGGGCGCGACGGGCCGGATTTTCATGTCCGGGTCGGTCGAGGACATGAAGGTGGCGCGCGCCACCATCACCGCCTGTCTCGAAGGGATAAAAGGACGAAAGAAGTAGGACGACCCCGCCGGGCCAAGGCACGAAGCGCCGCCAGAGCGCGAGGCCACCGGCATCACCGATAACTAACAATCTCGGGAGGATTGACCATGACACTTTCAAGACGACAGTTTGCTGCCGGCGCCGGTGCGCTGCTGGGTGCGGGCAGCCTGATGGGCGCGCGTGCGGCCCATGCCGCGCGCAATGATGAACTGAACATCCTGTGCTGGGAGGGCTACAATTCCGATCAGGTGCTGGGCCCATACCGCGACAAGCATTCGGACGCCACCATCCGCGCCGAAAGCGGCACGTCAGACCCCGACATGATCAACAAGCTGCGCGCCGGCGAGGTGCGCGTGTGGGATCTGATCAACGTCAACCAGCCTTGGGCGCGCAATCAGCTTTATCCCGAAGGCCTTATCAAGCCGATGGATAAGGACCGCTTCATGCCCTATTTCGACAAGATGCTGCCGGAATTTTCCGAGCCATATCCGCTGGCCTTCGCGGAAAACGGCGACCTTCTGGGCATGCCCCAGCGCTACGGCCCGTTCTCCTTTGTGGTCAACACCGACAAGATCAGCCGCGAGACGGCCGAGGACGAGGGTTGGAACCTCTTTTTCGACGAAAAGATGAAGGGGCGATACGGCGTCCTGACCTATGACAACTGGAACATCATCCACATGGCGATGGCCGCTGGCCTGAACCCGTTCCAGGCGATCGAGGGCGACGATCAGGCCAAATTCAAGTCGACTGCCGAACAGATTTTCGGCAATGCGCGCCTGCTGACCGACGATCTGGTGGCGATGAACACCGCACTGATCAACGGTGAAATCGACGCCTATTTCACCGGCGGCGTCTATACCGCTTCGCCCGCGCGTTTCGACGGGCTGACCAATGTGCGTGCGATCACGCCCAATTCCGGCCCTGTCGATGGCAAGGGCGGTTGTGTCTGGGTCGAATTGACATCGGTGGTGAACAATCCCGATCCAACCAATCTGGCGCAGGATTTTCTGGAATTCGTGCAAACGCCTGAAATCGCCCATGCGGTCGCCTTTACCGAGGGCACCTACAACCCCGTCGCACAGATGGGCAATGACGAGGTCATGGCGCTTTTCACCGAGGATGAACTGGACGCGATCCAGATGGACAGCCTGTCCGAGGATATGGCGAAATCCGCCGATTATCAGGTGGTCACGTCCTATTCCGCGCTGATCGACATCTACACGCAGGCGCGCCGCAGCTAAGCCGCGCGGGCAGGGTGGCGGCATATCCGCCGCCCTGCACCCATTCCTTACAGAGTTCGGAGACTTAGATGCCTGCCAAACCCATTTTGCGCCTCAAAAACGTCCGCAAGGTTTTCGGGCGCTTCACGGCCCTGCATGGCATCGATCTGGACATCGAGGAGGGTGAATTTTTCACCATCGTCGGCCCGTCGGGCAGCGGCAAATCGACCATCATTCGCCTGCTGGTCGGCATGGACGAATTGACGGGCGGCGAGGTCTGGTTGCGCGACAAGCGCATCGACCAGACCCCCGCCAACCTGCGCCCGACCTGCATGGTGTTCCAGTCCTTGGCGCTGTTTCCGCATATGTCGGTGGGCCAGAATATCGAATTTCCGCTCAAGTTGCGCAAGATCGACCCGGCCAAGCGGAAGGCGCGCGCGCTCGAATTGCTCAAGCTGTTGCACCTGCCCGGCAGCTACTATGACAAGCGCGTCACCGAATGTTCGGGCGGCGAGCGGCAGCGCGTTGCGCTGGCCCGTGCGCTGGCCTTCGACCCCGAGATCCTGTTCTTTGACGAACCGCTGTCGGCGCTGGACTACCGCCTGCGCAAGAGCCTGGAAAAAGAACTGAAGGATCTGCACGCGCGCACCGGCAAGACATTCGTCTACATCACCCACAGCCTCGAAGAGGCGATGGTCATGTCCGACCGCATCGCCATCATGAAGGAAGGCCGGTTCGAGCAGATCTCGGACGCGGACGAAATCTATTCCAGGCCGGTCTCGCGTTTTGTCGCGGAATTCATGGGCGAGGTGAACCTGTTTGACGTCACCGCCACGGTCGGGCGCATCGAGGGCACCGGGCTGACCGCCGCGCAAGGGGCCGCGACCGAAGAAATGGCCGCCCGCGTCGCGGCTGCGCACGGCGCGACCCTGATGATACGGCCCGAATATGTGCAATTCCTGAAGGATGGTGAGAGCGCTGATTTCGAGGTGTCCGGCACGCTGCACGGCATCTATGCACTGGGATCACGCATCCATTACGAGATCAAGACCGAAGGCGGCCAGATCCTGACCGTCGAAAAGCTGCGCGAGGATCGCCATGACGGGCGCGAGGGCGATCCGGTGCGGCTGGGCTGGAGCGCGGCAAGCGCGCATGTGATCGAAGAGCCCGCCATCGAGGAGCAAGTGGCATGAAGCGTCTCGACAGCAAACTGGGCGCGCTGTCGTCGCTGCCGATGCTGGCGGTTCTCGCGCTGGCCTTTATCGCGCCGCTGGGGTTGGTCGCGGTCTTTTCCATCATGCCGGAAAAGGTGTTCAGCATTTTCAACATGCCCAATTTCGCGGCGTTCAAGACGATGGCCGAACAGGGCTATTACAAATCGCTGCTGTGGTCGCTGTTCATGGCGTTCGCCGCGACGACGATCCTGTTCGTGATCTGCTGGCCGCTGGCCTACGGCATGGCCAAGGTGTTCAAACGCTTTGCGCTGGTCATCATCATCGCCGTGGTCACGAGCCTGTTCGTGTCGGAAAACATCCGCCTTTTCGGCTGGGTTCTGACCCTGATGAAGGGCGGGCTGTTCGAGGGCTATCTGCGCCACTGGACCGGGGTCGGGTTCGAAAGCCCGCTCTATAACGTGGGCATCATCATCTTCGGCATCGTCTATGTCTATCTGCCCTTCATGCTGTTTCCGCTGGCCCAAGGTATTTCCATGGTGCCCGAGGACGCACGGCAGGCGGCGCGCGATCTGGGGGCGACGCGCTGGCAGGTGTTGACGCAGATCGACCTGCCGCTGGCCGCGCCGGGGATCATGGTGGGGTATCTGCTGACCTTCGTTCTGGCCGCCGGCGCGATGGCCGAGGCGAAAATTCTCGGCGGGCGCGCGGTGATCGTGATCGCCGACGACATCCAGACGGCATTCACATACGGCCAGAACTGGTCGCTGGGCGCGGCGCTGTCGATGGTGTTGATCGTGCTGATCGGAACGCTGGCGATCTATGGCATCGCCAAGATCGACCTGGACAAGATTATGGGCAGGGGCTGACATGGAAACATCCCGCACCACCCGCATCGTGCTGATGATCTACGGCATCGGGATCATCGCGTTTCTATATCTGCCGCTGGTGTCGGTCGCTTTCGCCTCGGTGTCCAAGGCCCGCTACCTGACATTCCCGATCCGGCGCTATTCGACCGGTTGGTTCACCGACGCGCTGGCCAGCAAGGAAGTGCACATGCTGGCGATGACATCGCTGAAAATCGCGGTGATCGTCACAATCCTGTCAATGATCATCGGCTTTTTCGGCGCTCTGGCCTTTGCGCGCTATCAGTGGCGCTACCGCTCGCTGTTTCAGAAACTGGTGCTTCTGCCGATCTTTTTCCCGCAAACGGTGCTCGGGTTGGCGCTGCTGATGTGGTTCAATTCGCTGGGGATCATCCCATCGTGGAAAACCGCCATCGTCGCGCATCTGGTCTGGATCGCGCCCATCGCCACACTGATTGTCGCCATCCGCGCCTACAGTTTCGACCCCGCGCTGGAGGAGGCGGCCCGCGACATGGGCGCGTCCACCCCCGTCATCCTGCGCGAGATCACGCTGCCGCTGTTGATGCCGGGCATCGTCGCGGCTGGCCTGTTCTCGTTCCTGCTGAGCTGGGGTAATTTTCCGCTGTCGCTGTTTACGACGGGCGCGGATTCGACACTGCCGGAATGGCTCTATGCGAAAATGGTGTCGGGCTATTCGCCGCTGGTGCCGACGCTGGGCATCCTGTCGGTCATCGGCTCGTTCGTGATAATCATCGCCGCCTTCGCGGGGCTGGCGCTCTACCGGGTGCTGCGCCCGCAAAAGTAATTACGGCATCAAGGGAGGAAATCATGCTGACATCCATCAAGGGCAAAAGCGTCATCGTCACCGGTGGCTCCAAAGGTATCGGGCGCGGTATCGCGCAGGTCTTTGCCGCGCAGGGGGCAAAGGTCACGCTGATCGCCCGCAACGAGGCCGCGCTGAAGTCAGCGGCCAGCGATATGGGCGACAATGTCCGCTACGAGATCGCGGATGTGGGCGACTGGGACGCGATGAAAAAGGCGGTGGACAGCACCGCCAAGGCGCAGGGCGGGCTGGACATCATGTGCGCCAACGCGGGCTATTTCCCGCAGACCAAGATCGCCGATATGGACGTGGACG
This window harbors:
- a CDS encoding catalase; translated protein: MTKDTKRPTTTDAGIPVASDEHSLTVGADGPIVLHDHYLIEQMAAFNRERIPERQPHAKGAGAFGRFEVTQDVSKYTRAALFQPGVTTDVLARFSTVAGESGSPDTWRDPRGFSLKFYTSEGNYDMVGNNTPVFFLRDPMKFQHFIRSQKRRADSGLRDHDMQWDFWSLSPESAHQVTWLMGDRGIPKTWRNMDGFSSHTYMWVNADGEKFWVKYHFKTDQGIECMTQAEADKMAGEDGDYHRRDLFNAIKEGDHPSWTLHMQVMPFEEARTYRFNPFDLTKVWPHADYPLIEVGKLTLDRNPTDFHTEIEQAAFEPSNLVRGIGLSPDKMLLGRGFAYADAHRARLGANYKQIPVNRPQSPVHSYSKDGAMRVQNVSDPVYAPNSYGGPAADPSLTDDAGQWYADGDMVRQAYTLREDDDDWGQAGTLVRDVMDDAARDRLVGNIVGHLKGGVSEPVLKRALEYWRNVDKTLGERVEKGVRGG
- a CDS encoding aminotransferase class III-fold pyridoxal phosphate-dependent enzyme, with amino-acid sequence MFNYGFFSFDSKDDLLKKAAEYWNPGKVQFWSDAGTPMVIDRREEYFLHDMSGKRLIDLHLNGGTYNFGHRNAELVATLKSGLDYFDMGNHWFPSVARAAFAEKLIQTAPHMQYAIFGAGGAEAVEIALKTARYVTQRKKIVSIIKGYHGHSGLSVATGDERFSKIFLADRPDEFLNVPFNDPDALEQVLKKGDVAAFIIETIPATYGFPMPDDDYLRECHRICRKYGTLLISDEVQTGLMRTGVMWGWQGYGIQPDIMVCGKGLGGGIYPISACLVTKECGGWLHEDGAAHISTSGGAELGCIVGHKVIEMLERPEIISNVHFISEFFASAMQEMMARHSDIFVGVRQRGVVLGLEFDHPEGAVAVSRALYENGVWAIFSSLDKRVLQFKPGVMLGVDVCQEIMDRFDAAMPRARQLMKTMRTAA
- the eutH gene encoding ethanolamine utilization protein EutH, with product MAHIGTFVIYIIMACAVIGAIASIIDNESPLGKEFSAGLHAIGHIFIPVAGIMAAIPYLSAFINTFIGPLFQAVNADPAMAATTFIAIDMGGFQLARELALSNEGWIVASITGFMAGATIIFTIPVGLSMLRKQDHQYMAVGIMCGVLAIPIGVLVSCLALGVMDIAIRPDINTTGEATYNLALNTMQVLRNISPLIVFCLVLATCLKLFPSMMIRVFLGFGRVMYACITLILVSSIVEYFTGFFTVIFGHWGFAPIIADTEDQFRALEVAGYIGIMLAGAFPMVYLMNRFLRRPMQWVGARLGLSSAGTAGLLAASANVLAMFRLIEDMPARDKVLVISFAVCGAFAFGDHLAFAANFQPTIILPLLLGKLIGGAAGFAIAAWVQKPDRIETSPVTH
- a CDS encoding CHRD domain-containing protein; translation: MLMPNFKNTAIAAAACTALALPVFAETVNYTADLTAGAEVPPNDSSATGTADVTVDTEAKTVSWTVTVEGLTGDPVAAHIHGPAEEGENAGPVINMSDAIMEGSGDITEDQISELDDGKYYVNIHTEQNPNGEIRGQLSKAE
- a CDS encoding DeoR/GlpR family DNA-binding transcription regulator codes for the protein MAFSKKTRRQDQILAALDRNPAMRVSELATTLNVSSETIRRDLTHLDNAGRISRTYGGAVRGHVSEPHLAERLNQFTEPRQAIARAAMTLIGDAETIFIGGGATTLHFARALRSTTRRLTVLTPAFRVAAELSENPQIQIMCLPGIFDGKEGLVTGPETLTAIRRYHAPIAFMGASAIDVGGVSEAMLGPAEVYRAMIESAQTTYILADQSKFDRRSLKYITGWTEDIHLVTDATPDTDLRDAIDAGGAEITLSDASTHHTTTEAVQQL